Proteins encoded in a region of the Takifugu flavidus isolate HTHZ2018 chromosome 10, ASM371156v2, whole genome shotgun sequence genome:
- the cops7a gene encoding COP9 signalosome complex subunit 7a translates to MESEQLLSLSGSALAQAVSSLLETPGLYVFSDILELPNVKELENGPHAPVYQLLNLFAYGTYCDYKERAASLPELTPAQRNKLRHLSIISLASNLKCLPYSLLLQQLELKNVRELEDLLIEAVYCDIIQGKLDQRNQQVEVDCSVGRDLGPNELPNIVNTLQEWCTGCEAVLCGIEEQVSRANQYRESQLKVKIQVETEVSNLQKTLKASAASPSSGPAPAGAASNQDADQPAEPRDPASSQEPRQPGKKSSKVKGLRGSGKIWSKSN, encoded by the exons ATGGAGTCGGAGCAGCTGCTGTCTTTGTCGGGCTCAGCTCTGGCCCAGGCGGTCAGCTCTCTGCTGGAGACCCCGGGGCTCTACGTCTTCTCCGACATACTGGAGCTGCCCAATGTCAAAGAG CTGGAGAACGGCCCCCATGCTCCCGTCTACCAGCTCCTCAACCTCTTTGCCTATGGAACCTACTGCGACTACAAAG AGAGAGCAGCCTCGCTACCGGAGCTGACCCCCGCACAGAGGAACAAGCTCCGCCACCTTTCCATCATCAGCCTGGCGTCCAATCTGAAG TGCCTGCCCtactcgctgctgctgcagcagctggagctgaagaacGTGCGGGAGCTGGAGGACCTGCTGATCGAGGCCGTTTATTGTGACATTATCCAGGGCAAActggaccagaggaaccagcaggtggaggtagaCTGCAGCGTCGGCCGCGACCTGGGCCCCAACGAGCTTCCAAACATAGTTAATACGCTGCAGGAGTG GTGCACAGGTTGTGAGGCAGTGCTGTGTGGTATCGAGGAGCAGGTCTCGAGGGCTAACCAGTACAGAGAGAGCCAGTTAAAGGTTAAAATCCAAGTTGAAACAGAG GTATCCAACCTCCAGAAAACCTTAAAAGCCAGCGCCGCCTCGCCGtcctctggccccgcccctgctggagccgCCTCCAATCAGGATGCAGACCAGCCAGCAGAGCCACGTGACCCCGCCTCCTCCCAGGAGCCCCGGCAACCAGGCAAAAAAAGTTCAAAAGTGAAAGG